In Niveispirillum cyanobacteriorum, the following proteins share a genomic window:
- a CDS encoding putative bifunctional diguanylate cyclase/phosphodiesterase gives MLKGLGSSLAARQAARAVLAACLIGLVLSGLEVAWATWRERGKASDLVEQMLDLTEGSAAAAAWNVDEALAQQIGNSALSIGAIAGIDIRISEEQPLWSRHRALAAPSGGNGAIGRLVFGDLARGTRLLYRPLPDGREKPPIGILRIDLDMARVSADYIAFVGSSLLGGLVRNILLGLMLTWVFHRFLTRPLVELEQAVAGIDPDNPRDTRVKVPAGHETDELGRLTQRINETLDKLDESQGQLRQLATRDPLTELPNRALLLERLEHALARAKRTKRGVAVLFLDLDRFKHVNDSLGHDMGDRMLQGIARRLDDTLRHSDTVGRLGGDEFLVLVEDVKEPKEAIQVADRILATLARPLDLEGHLLHPSASIGISLWPSDGQDARQILRCADVAMYAAKAAGTGCWRMFSAEMSEQAMARLRTEARLRAAELRGEFELFYQPKVDPRSLSLRGAEALLRWKTEDGYIAPADFIPVAEETGLIGPIGDWVLGDACRQAAAWRRRYGDLPVAINVSPRQLADVDFPTRVRAALATSGLPAHLLTLEITETVAMTQAAGDFAMLRILRDIGVGMAIDDFGTGYSSLSHLRRIPLTVLKIDRGFMQTVPHDVAIPATILELGQRLGLEIVAEGVETEAQRDWLCTLDCQTIQGFLISRPLPAAEFEERFLGEGVRAVG, from the coding sequence ATGCTGAAAGGGCTGGGCAGTTCCTTGGCGGCCAGACAGGCGGCGCGTGCCGTGCTTGCCGCTTGTCTCATCGGATTGGTGTTGAGCGGGCTGGAGGTTGCCTGGGCGACTTGGCGTGAGCGCGGGAAGGCCAGCGATCTGGTCGAACAGATGCTCGACCTGACGGAAGGCAGTGCCGCCGCCGCCGCCTGGAACGTGGATGAGGCGCTGGCCCAGCAGATCGGCAATTCCGCTCTTTCCATCGGTGCCATTGCCGGCATCGATATACGTATATCGGAGGAACAGCCCCTCTGGTCCCGCCACCGGGCCCTGGCGGCGCCCAGCGGCGGCAATGGGGCCATTGGCCGGCTGGTGTTCGGCGATCTGGCGCGCGGTACCCGCCTTCTTTACCGGCCCCTGCCTGACGGGCGGGAAAAGCCCCCCATCGGCATTCTGCGCATCGACCTGGATATGGCGCGGGTGTCGGCGGACTATATTGCCTTTGTCGGATCGTCGCTGCTGGGTGGGCTGGTGCGCAATATCCTGCTGGGCCTTATGCTCACCTGGGTGTTCCACCGTTTCTTGACCCGCCCGCTGGTGGAACTGGAGCAGGCGGTGGCGGGGATCGACCCCGACAATCCCCGCGATACCCGTGTGAAGGTGCCCGCAGGCCATGAAACGGATGAACTGGGCCGCCTGACCCAGCGTATCAATGAGACGCTGGACAAGCTGGATGAAAGCCAGGGGCAGCTGCGGCAACTGGCGACGCGTGATCCGCTGACAGAATTGCCCAACCGTGCCCTGCTGCTGGAACGGCTGGAACATGCATTGGCACGGGCCAAGCGGACCAAGCGCGGCGTGGCGGTGCTGTTCCTGGATCTGGACCGGTTCAAGCATGTGAATGACAGCCTGGGCCATGACATGGGCGACCGGATGCTGCAGGGCATCGCCCGCCGACTGGACGATACGCTGCGCCATTCCGACACGGTGGGCCGCCTGGGTGGAGATGAATTCCTGGTCCTCGTGGAGGATGTAAAAGAGCCGAAGGAGGCGATTCAGGTTGCCGACCGCATCCTGGCCACCCTGGCCCGTCCGCTGGACCTGGAGGGCCATTTGCTGCATCCCAGCGCCTCCATCGGCATCTCGCTCTGGCCCAGCGACGGACAGGATGCGCGGCAGATTTTGCGCTGCGCCGATGTCGCCATGTATGCGGCCAAGGCGGCAGGTACCGGCTGCTGGCGGATGTTCAGCGCCGAGATGTCAGAACAGGCCATGGCCCGTCTGCGCACGGAGGCACGTCTGCGCGCCGCCGAACTGCGCGGCGAGTTCGAGCTGTTCTACCAGCCCAAGGTGGACCCGCGCAGCCTGAGCCTGCGGGGGGCGGAGGCGCTCTTACGCTGGAAGACGGAGGATGGCTATATCGCCCCCGCCGACTTCATTCCCGTGGCAGAGGAGACCGGCCTGATCGGCCCCATCGGCGACTGGGTGCTGGGTGATGCCTGCCGGCAGGCGGCGGCTTGGCGCCGTCGCTATGGCGATCTGCCTGTTGCCATCAATGTCAGCCCGCGTCAGCTGGCGGATGTCGATTTCCCGACGCGCGTGCGTGCGGCCCTGGCGACATCTGGCTTGCCGGCCCACCTATTGACGCTGGAGATTACGGAAACGGTGGCGATGACGCAGGCGGCGGGCGATTTCGCCATGCTGCGTATTTTGCGCGATATCGGCGTTGGCATGGCCATCGATGATTTCGGGACGGGTTATTCCTCCCTGTCCCACCTGCGGCGCATCCCGCTGACCGTGCTGAAGATCGACCGGGGTTTCATGCAGACGGTGCCGCATGATGTGGCCATTCCGGCCACCATCCTGGAACTGGGCCAGCGCCTGGGGCTGGAGATCGTGGCTGAAGGGGTGGAGACAGAGGCGCAGCGCGACTGGCTCTGCACACTCGATTGTCAGACGATCCAGGGCTTCCTGATCTCCCGCCCCCTGCCAGCGGCGGAGTTCGAGGAACGGTTCCTGGGTGAGGGAGTGCGCGCGGTGGGGTGA
- a CDS encoding COQ9 family protein, translated as MTDATTTPQQDAYARAQAALATRKDAILVAMLPDVAFDGWTGATLRRGAEAAGFHAQEAEAAFPGGPVEAACWFSDWADRQMVDALAGVDLTTLKVRERVTLAVRKRLEILTPYREAVRRASSLLSLPQNATRGPQLVYATVDAAWRAVGDTSIDYNFYTKRLLLAGVVTTTTLYWLDDRSDELADSWAFLDRRIANVMSVGKVIGQVTGRADKAAGLLPHIPSPTRFMRRLRGAAGV; from the coding sequence ATGACCGACGCCACGACGACGCCGCAACAAGATGCTTACGCCCGTGCCCAGGCCGCCCTGGCCACGCGCAAGGATGCGATCCTGGTGGCCATGCTGCCCGATGTGGCGTTCGATGGCTGGACCGGTGCCACCCTGCGCCGTGGGGCGGAGGCTGCCGGATTCCACGCGCAGGAGGCGGAGGCGGCGTTTCCCGGTGGCCCCGTTGAAGCCGCCTGCTGGTTCAGTGATTGGGCCGACCGACAGATGGTGGACGCCCTGGCCGGCGTTGACCTGACGACATTGAAGGTACGGGAGCGGGTCACACTGGCCGTACGCAAGCGCCTGGAAATCCTGACCCCCTATCGCGAGGCGGTGCGCCGCGCCAGCAGCCTTCTGTCGCTGCCGCAGAACGCCACGCGCGGGCCGCAGCTTGTCTATGCCACCGTTGATGCCGCCTGGCGGGCTGTCGGCGATACGTCCATCGACTATAATTTCTATACCAAGCGCCTGCTTCTGGCTGGTGTAGTCACCACCACCACACTCTACTGGCTGGATGACCGGTCGGATGAGTTGGCCGATAGTTGGGCCTTCCTTGACCGGCGCATCGCCAATGTCATGAGCGTGGGCAAGGTCATCGGACAGGTCACGGGCCGGGCCGACAAGGCAGCGGGCCTGCTGCCCCATATCCCGTCGCCCACCCGCTTCATGCGGCGGCTGCGGGGGGCCGCGGGGGTCTAA
- the def gene encoding peptide deformylase, with amino-acid sequence MAVLPIVRMGNPVLRRVADPIPVPVAGGFDDGLRQLAADMVETMFDAPGIGLAAPQIDVSRRIIVFRVPPERATGDQGDAPMGPQVLINPEFVPLGAETVLGWEGCLSIPGLRGVVPRYRRIRYRGYDLDGNLVEREAANTHARVIQHELDHLDAVLYLDRMESMATLTYMEEQKFFGPDVLASR; translated from the coding sequence ATGGCCGTGCTTCCCATCGTCCGCATGGGCAATCCCGTCCTGCGCCGTGTCGCCGACCCGATCCCGGTACCGGTGGCGGGCGGTTTCGATGATGGGTTGCGGCAATTGGCGGCCGATATGGTAGAGACCATGTTCGATGCGCCCGGAATCGGCCTTGCCGCCCCGCAGATCGACGTGTCTCGCCGCATCATCGTTTTCCGGGTGCCGCCGGAACGCGCCACCGGCGACCAGGGCGACGCGCCCATGGGGCCACAGGTCCTGATCAATCCGGAATTCGTGCCCCTGGGGGCCGAAACGGTGCTGGGCTGGGAAGGGTGCCTGTCCATCCCCGGCCTGCGCGGCGTCGTGCCACGCTACCGCCGCATCCGCTACCGTGGCTATGATCTGGATGGCAATCTGGTGGAACGAGAGGCCGCGAACACCCATGCACGCGTGATCCAGCATGAGTTGGATCATCTGGACGCCGTCCTTTATCTGGACCGCATGGAAAGCATGGCCACGCTGACCTATATGGAAGAGCAGAAGTTTTTCGGACCCGATGTTCTGGCCTCTCGCTGA
- the rpsU gene encoding 30S ribosomal protein S21, protein MQVLVRDNNVDQALRALKKKMQREGIFREMKLRRNYEKPSEKRAREKAEAVRRARKLLRKRLEREGY, encoded by the coding sequence GTGCAAGTTCTGGTTCGTGATAACAACGTCGATCAGGCACTGCGCGCGCTGAAGAAGAAGATGCAGCGTGAGGGCATCTTCCGCGAAATGAAGCTGCGCCGCAATTATGAGAAGCCGTCGGAGAAGCGCGCTCGCGAAAAGGCTGAAGCCGTTCGCCGCGCTCGCAAGCTGCTGCGCAAGCGTCTGGAGCGTGAGGGCTACTAA
- a CDS encoding AraC family transcriptional regulator, with protein MPRRPADPHIFWRDPALPHLEAREVVDGRTVCYVPHSHPTFSIGAITGGHSEYLTGTDRFEAVEGTVVLMNPEIVHACNPVNDQPWSYRMLYADTGWLADVQGLPAFRPFGTVISRDRDLYADLMALFDLLFDERVEIADKEAGACRFFSRLAERVDGAGLPLAESHDALTRAAAYITRHCTRDLRVEEVAAASGLSPSYLIRAFKSRYGLTPHAYQTNQRVRVGQAGLRRGEAIVDVALDAGFADQAHFQRVFKAHVAATPGQYGQQGQSRSRRR; from the coding sequence ATGCCGCGCCGCCCCGCCGATCCCCATATTTTCTGGCGTGATCCCGCTCTTCCGCATCTGGAAGCGCGCGAGGTCGTGGATGGCCGTACCGTCTGTTACGTGCCGCATTCCCATCCGACCTTTTCCATCGGTGCCATCACGGGCGGGCACAGCGAATATTTGACCGGTACCGACCGGTTTGAGGCGGTCGAAGGCACCGTCGTGCTGATGAACCCGGAAATCGTCCACGCCTGCAACCCGGTCAATGACCAGCCCTGGTCCTATCGCATGCTGTATGCCGATACCGGCTGGCTGGCGGATGTGCAGGGTCTGCCGGCGTTCCGGCCCTTTGGTACCGTGATCAGCCGCGATCGCGATCTTTATGCCGACCTGATGGCCCTGTTCGACCTGCTGTTCGACGAACGGGTTGAGATCGCGGACAAGGAAGCCGGGGCCTGCCGCTTCTTCTCACGCCTGGCGGAACGTGTGGATGGGGCCGGACTGCCCCTGGCGGAAAGCCATGACGCCCTGACGCGGGCCGCCGCATATATCACCCGCCACTGCACCCGCGATTTACGGGTGGAGGAGGTGGCGGCGGCGTCGGGCCTGTCCCCCTCCTATCTGATTCGGGCGTTCAAGTCGCGTTACGGCCTGACCCCGCACGCCTATCAAACCAACCAGCGGGTCCGGGTGGGACAGGCGGGATTGCGGCGGGGAGAGGCCATTGTCGATGTGGCGCTGGACGCCGGATTTGCCGATCAGGCCCATTTCCAGCGGGTGTTCAAGGCGCATGTCGCGGCCACGCCGGGCCAGTATGGGCAGCAGGGTCAATCCCGTTCCCGCAGACGGTAA
- a CDS encoding TIGR03915 family putative DNA repair protein, producing the protein MMIRLGLRGRGDLAEWRDAARALLRARVGPGDVEWRVREAAADLFGMADDPLPPPDPSLPAPTVPAAFLTLADAVICHVDPARFALLYRLLWRVQREKALLSNPSDADVARAETLTKAIRRDAHKMKAFVRFKEMGPPQDGRRRFAAWFEPDNYIVGRTAGFFQRRFTDMDWIIATPKGSAAWDGQHLTLSDEPSEKPDLIDDTDDLWRTYFAHIFNPARLKVRAMQSEMPKKYWKNLPEADLIPDLIAGAEDRMREMIEREATQPKPFHYRLRERD; encoded by the coding sequence ATGATGATCCGCCTGGGTCTGCGCGGGCGTGGAGATCTGGCGGAATGGCGGGATGCGGCGCGCGCCCTTTTGCGGGCCAGGGTGGGGCCGGGCGATGTGGAATGGCGGGTGCGGGAGGCGGCGGCCGATCTGTTCGGTATGGCCGACGATCCCCTGCCCCCGCCCGACCCGTCACTGCCCGCCCCGACAGTCCCCGCCGCGTTCCTGACCCTGGCCGATGCCGTCATCTGCCATGTCGACCCGGCGCGCTTTGCCCTGCTGTACCGCCTGCTATGGCGGGTACAGCGAGAAAAGGCGCTGCTGTCCAACCCGTCCGATGCCGACGTGGCGCGGGCGGAGACGCTGACCAAGGCCATCCGCCGCGACGCGCACAAGATGAAGGCCTTTGTTCGGTTCAAGGAAATGGGACCGCCGCAGGATGGCCGCCGCCGCTTTGCCGCCTGGTTTGAACCGGACAATTACATCGTGGGGCGCACCGCCGGCTTTTTCCAACGCCGCTTCACTGACATGGACTGGATCATCGCCACACCCAAGGGATCGGCTGCCTGGGACGGGCAACATCTGACCTTATCCGACGAACCTTCGGAAAAGCCCGACCTGATCGACGATACGGACGATCTCTGGCGAACCTATTTCGCCCATATCTTCAACCCGGCCCGGTTGAAGGTACGGGCTATGCAATCGGAGATGCCCAAGAAATACTGGAAGAACCTGCCGGAGGCGGACCTGATCCCCGACCTGATCGCGGGGGCTGAAGACCGGATGCGGGAGATGATCGAGCGCGAGGCGACGCAGCCCAAGCCGTTCCATTACCGTCTGCGGGAACGGGATTGA
- a CDS encoding putative DNA modification/repair radical SAM protein, protein MAKSLKQRLAVLSDAAKYDASCASSGTQRRDSSASGGLGSTEGMGICHAYAPDGRCISLLKILLTNFCIYDCVYCVNRSSSNVERARFTAEEVVWLTLEFYRRNYIEGLFLSSGIIRSSDYTMEQLVRVARDLRTIHNFRGYIHLKTIPEASPQLIEEAGLYADRLSINIELPTDQGIEQFAPQKHPARIRRSMSDLSARIEAAKEPTLKTRRRIRFAPGGQSTQMIVGVDNTTDATILGSSANLYSRFRLRRVYYSAFSPIPDASSVLPLSRPPLMREHRLYQADWLYRFYGFEVAEITSVREDGNLELDIDPKLAWALANRDRFPVDVNRAEKEMLLRVPGLGTTSVPAILSARRHKNLRLDDLERLGVGVRKVRPFIMAEGWSPLRLTDRTDLRDLFAPKPKQLSLFG, encoded by the coding sequence ATGGCCAAATCCCTGAAACAACGTCTCGCCGTCTTGTCCGATGCCGCGAAGTACGACGCGTCCTGTGCGTCCAGCGGCACCCAGCGGCGCGATTCGTCGGCCAGCGGCGGGCTGGGATCGACGGAGGGGATGGGCATCTGTCACGCCTATGCGCCGGACGGGCGCTGCATCTCGCTGTTGAAAATCCTGCTGACCAATTTCTGCATCTATGACTGCGTCTATTGCGTCAACCGGTCGTCCAGCAATGTGGAACGGGCGCGTTTCACGGCAGAGGAAGTGGTCTGGCTGACCCTGGAATTCTATCGTCGCAACTATATCGAGGGTCTGTTCCTGTCATCGGGCATCATCCGGTCGTCCGATTACACGATGGAACAATTGGTCCGCGTGGCGAGGGACCTGCGCACGATCCATAATTTCCGCGGCTACATCCACCTGAAGACCATCCCGGAGGCATCGCCGCAACTGATTGAGGAGGCGGGGCTTTACGCCGACCGCCTGTCGATCAATATCGAGCTGCCGACCGACCAGGGTATCGAACAGTTTGCACCGCAGAAACATCCGGCCCGCATCCGCCGCTCCATGTCGGACCTGTCAGCCAGGATCGAGGCGGCGAAGGAACCGACGCTGAAAACGCGACGGCGCATCCGCTTTGCGCCGGGCGGGCAAAGCACGCAGATGATCGTGGGGGTCGATAACACGACCGACGCCACCATCCTGGGCTCGTCCGCCAATCTCTACAGCCGCTTTCGCCTGCGCCGTGTCTATTACTCGGCTTTCAGCCCTATTCCCGATGCTTCCAGCGTCCTGCCCCTGTCGCGCCCGCCCCTGATGCGCGAGCACCGGCTGTATCAAGCCGACTGGCTCTACCGATTCTATGGGTTCGAGGTGGCGGAGATCACGTCGGTCAGGGAAGATGGCAATCTGGAGCTGGATATCGATCCGAAACTGGCCTGGGCGCTCGCCAACCGCGACCGGTTCCCCGTGGATGTGAACCGGGCAGAGAAGGAGATGCTACTGCGCGTGCCGGGGCTGGGTACGACATCGGTGCCAGCCATCCTGTCGGCCCGGCGGCACAAGAACCTGCGGCTGGATGATCTGGAACGGCTGGGCGTGGGGGTGCGCAAGGTTCGGCCCTTCATCATGGCCGAAGGCTGGTCGCCCCTGCGCCTGACCGACCGCACCGACCTGCGCGACCTGTTTGCACCAAAGCCCAAGCAGTTGAGCCTGTTCGGATGA
- a CDS encoding sensor histidine kinase yields the protein MDRDRDHAPGKGIANTAWTAARLCHPVPSVPEQTRCGSVAELFQADPTLPGVIVADGSGHPLALADRATFLLHFSQRYGRDLYARRAVTHLADRQPLLVPMETGLSALNALIAEQKPDALHRGFILVDDDGRAMGLGQGIDVMRLTAEEMARTLDRLRATQRDLIQAEKMAALGGLVAGVAHEINTPLGVAVTAATAFAQDTERFGAAYRDGSLRRSLLEDYVASATEAMGFVLGNITRAADLVQSFKQVAVDQTTDQVRRFDLGDYLGEVLRSLQPQLRRVPHRLETDLVEGLEVDSTPGAIAQIVTNLVMNALTHAFTGREGGGTIRVRLRAAETQAGWAELSVADDGNGIDAATLPRIFDPFFTTRRDAGGTGLGLHLVFNLVTQRLGGRINVESRVGDGTCFTVLFPRHG from the coding sequence TTGGACCGGGACAGGGACCATGCCCCAGGCAAGGGGATCGCGAATACGGCCTGGACTGCCGCTCGTCTGTGCCACCCGGTACCGTCGGTGCCGGAACAGACGCGCTGCGGCAGCGTGGCGGAGCTGTTTCAGGCCGACCCCACCCTGCCCGGTGTGATCGTGGCCGATGGAAGCGGCCATCCGTTGGCGCTTGCCGACCGGGCCACCTTCCTTCTGCATTTCTCCCAACGGTATGGCCGCGACCTCTATGCCCGCCGCGCCGTTACCCATCTGGCTGACCGTCAACCGCTGCTGGTGCCGATGGAGACCGGCCTTTCGGCACTGAACGCGCTGATCGCGGAGCAGAAGCCCGACGCCCTGCACCGTGGTTTCATCCTGGTGGATGACGACGGCAGGGCGATGGGGCTGGGCCAGGGCATCGATGTCATGCGCCTGACGGCCGAGGAGATGGCTCGCACCCTCGACCGGCTACGCGCCACACAGCGCGACCTGATCCAGGCAGAGAAGATGGCGGCCCTGGGCGGGCTGGTAGCCGGCGTGGCACATGAGATCAACACGCCGTTAGGCGTTGCCGTCACTGCGGCAACAGCCTTTGCTCAGGATACTGAACGGTTTGGTGCCGCCTATCGCGACGGGTCTCTGCGCCGCAGCCTGCTGGAGGATTACGTCGCCTCCGCGACGGAGGCGATGGGCTTTGTCCTGGGCAACATCACCCGCGCTGCCGACCTGGTGCAAAGCTTCAAGCAGGTGGCCGTCGATCAGACAACCGATCAGGTCCGCCGCTTTGACCTCGGTGATTATCTGGGGGAGGTGCTGCGCAGTCTGCAGCCGCAGCTCCGCCGCGTTCCGCATCGGCTGGAAACCGATCTGGTCGAAGGGCTGGAGGTCGACAGTACGCCCGGCGCCATCGCGCAAATCGTCACCAATCTGGTGATGAACGCCCTGACCCATGCCTTCACAGGGCGGGAGGGGGGCGGGACCATCCGCGTTCGTCTGCGTGCCGCCGAAACACAGGCGGGATGGGCGGAGCTGTCGGTGGCCGATGATGGCAACGGCATCGACGCCGCCACCCTGCCCCGCATCTTCGACCCGTTCTTCACGACAAGGCGCGATGCGGGCGGCACCGGGCTGGGCCTGCATCTGGTCTTCAATCTGGTCACACAGCGCCTGGGCGGGCGCATCAATGTGGAAAGCCGGGTGGGCGACGGCACCTGCTTCACGGTCCTGTTCCCCCGGCACGGATAG
- a CDS encoding LysR family transcriptional regulator — MDRLEDLRLFTLVAEGRSFTKAADKLGLSKSAASRRIGELEARLGARLFNRTTRHISLTQVGEGFYARVTQALDALEEAERSVASQHAAPRGVLKLAAPMSFGFVHLSGAIADFMGLYPEVIVDMDLSDRFVDLVEEGYDLAVRIGRLKDSSLVARRLCPVRAVICASPDYLARRGAPQSPADIADHDCLIYTNVQNPDQWTFRTAPGSEETQNVRLKGRLRANNGDALREAALHGQGLVLLPTFIVGDALAAGRLVPLLDAWLPSPLAAHAVYPANRHLSPKVRAFVDFLAGRFGPVPYWDAALTVMKGG; from the coding sequence ATGGACCGGCTTGAGGATCTACGGCTGTTCACGCTGGTGGCAGAGGGGCGCAGCTTCACCAAAGCCGCCGATAAGCTGGGCCTGTCGAAATCCGCCGCCAGCCGCCGCATTGGGGAGCTGGAGGCACGCTTAGGCGCCCGCCTGTTCAACCGCACCACCCGCCATATCAGCCTGACCCAGGTGGGCGAGGGTTTCTATGCCCGCGTCACCCAGGCGCTGGACGCGCTGGAAGAGGCGGAGCGGTCGGTGGCCAGCCAGCATGCGGCCCCGCGTGGCGTTCTGAAACTGGCCGCCCCCATGTCTTTCGGCTTTGTCCACCTGTCCGGCGCCATCGCGGATTTCATGGGCCTGTACCCGGAAGTGATCGTGGATATGGACCTGTCCGACCGGTTCGTCGATCTGGTGGAGGAGGGCTATGATCTGGCCGTGCGCATCGGGCGGCTGAAGGATAGTTCGCTGGTGGCCCGTCGCCTGTGTCCCGTGCGCGCTGTGATCTGCGCCAGCCCCGATTACCTGGCCCGGCGCGGCGCGCCGCAAAGCCCCGCCGACATCGCCGATCATGATTGCCTGATCTACACCAATGTCCAGAACCCGGACCAATGGACCTTCCGCACCGCGCCAGGATCGGAGGAGACGCAGAATGTGCGTCTGAAGGGACGGCTGCGTGCCAATAATGGCGACGCGCTGCGCGAGGCGGCGCTGCACGGCCAGGGGCTGGTGCTGTTACCCACCTTCATTGTCGGCGATGCGCTGGCGGCGGGGCGGCTGGTCCCCCTGCTGGACGCCTGGCTGCCCAGCCCGCTGGCCGCCCACGCCGTCTATCCCGCTAATCGCCATCTCAGCCCCAAGGTCAGGGCCTTTGTGGATTTTCTGGCGGGCCGGTTTGGGCCCGTCCCTTACTGGGATGCTGCCCTGACGGTGATGAAAGGCGGTTGA
- the wrbA gene encoding NAD(P)H:quinone oxidoreductase: protein MSKVLVLYYSSYGHIETMAKAVAEGAASVAGTEVVVKRVPELIPEEVAKRSGIKLEQDAAVATVDELPNYDAIIFGTPTRFGMMASQMRNFLDQTGGLWAKGALIGKVGSVFVSTATQHGGQEATLLSFHTSLLHHGMVIAGLPYSFGGQTRLDEVTGGSPYGATTIAGGDGSRQPSENELEGARFQGAHVARLAAKLSA from the coding sequence ATGAGCAAGGTTCTGGTCCTCTATTATTCCTCCTACGGCCATATCGAGACGATGGCCAAGGCCGTTGCCGAGGGTGCGGCGTCGGTCGCCGGCACCGAAGTGGTGGTCAAGCGCGTGCCCGAGCTGATCCCGGAAGAGGTTGCCAAGCGTTCCGGTATCAAGCTGGAGCAGGATGCTGCCGTCGCCACCGTGGACGAGCTGCCGAATTATGATGCCATCATCTTCGGTACGCCCACCCGCTTTGGCATGATGGCCAGCCAGATGCGCAACTTCCTGGACCAGACCGGCGGTCTGTGGGCGAAGGGTGCGTTGATCGGCAAGGTCGGCTCGGTCTTCGTGTCCACGGCCACCCAGCATGGCGGCCAGGAAGCGACCCTGCTGTCCTTCCATACCAGCCTGCTGCACCATGGCATGGTCATCGCTGGCCTGCCCTATAGCTTCGGCGGTCAGACCCGCCTGGACGAGGTGACGGGCGGCAGCCCCTATGGCGCCACCACCATCGCTGGCGGCGACGGTTCGCGTCAGCCGTCGGAGAACGAGCTGGAAGGCGCGCGCTTCCAGGGCGCCCATGTGGCCCGTCTGGCGGCCAAGCTGTCGGCTTAA
- a CDS encoding pirin family protein — translation MIEHRPFAGLGKANHGWLRANFHFSFAGYHNPSRVHWGPLRVWNDDTIDSNTGFDPHPHQDMEIITYVRKGAITHQDFLGNEGRTEAGDVQVMSAGTGIVHAEYNREPGETTLFQIWIIPNKRGVKPRWEAAKFPKGTDAQGQLRVLASGRDQDKDSGALYIHQDAALLGGTLPAGTVLTHRLGDRLAYLVPARGKVKVNGLTLDARDGAAVKDEDVLTIEVLEEAELILADLPRAA, via the coding sequence ATGATCGAACATCGCCCCTTCGCCGGCCTGGGTAAGGCCAACCATGGCTGGCTGCGCGCCAATTTCCACTTCAGCTTCGCCGGCTACCACAATCCGTCGCGGGTCCATTGGGGACCGTTACGGGTGTGGAACGATGACACGATCGACAGCAATACCGGCTTTGACCCGCATCCCCATCAGGACATGGAAATCATCACCTATGTCCGCAAGGGCGCCATCACGCACCAGGATTTCCTGGGCAATGAGGGCCGCACGGAAGCGGGCGATGTGCAGGTAATGTCCGCCGGTACCGGCATCGTGCATGCAGAATATAACCGCGAACCGGGTGAAACCACTCTGTTCCAGATCTGGATCATCCCCAACAAGCGTGGCGTGAAGCCGCGTTGGGAGGCCGCGAAGTTCCCCAAGGGCACCGATGCCCAGGGTCAACTGCGCGTCCTGGCGTCGGGCCGGGATCAGGATAAGGACAGCGGTGCGCTTTATATTCACCAGGATGCTGCACTTTTGGGTGGAACCTTACCGGCGGGTACGGTGTTGACCCATCGGTTGGGTGATCGGTTGGCCTACTTGGTCCCTGCCCGGGGCAAGGTGAAGGTCAATGGCCTGACCCTTGATGCCCGTGACGGCGCTGCGGTGAAGGACGAGGATGTCCTGACCATCGAGGTGCTGGAAGAGGCCGAACTGATCCTGGCTGATCTGCCGCGTGCGGCCTGA